One window of Cucurbita pepo subsp. pepo cultivar mu-cu-16 chromosome LG19, ASM280686v2, whole genome shotgun sequence genomic DNA carries:
- the LOC111781659 gene encoding syntaxin-121-like, producing MNDLFSSDSFRRDPHHHSVEMAPDVPSSTTINLNNFFEDVESVKAELAELERLHRSLQNSHEHSKTLHNSKAIKDLRSRMESDLTLALKKARFIKLRLEELDRSNIENRNLPGCGYGSSADRSRTSVVNGLRKNLCDSMENFNRLREEISSTYKETIERRYFTITGENPDEKTIDLLISTGESETFLQKAIQKQGKGKVLETIQEIQERHDAVKDIEKNLKELHQVFMDMAVLVQTQGQHLDDIESQVTRANSAIKRGATELQTARHYQKNTRKWMCIGGAAFIFILFIIILSVVLANKK from the exons ATGAATGATTTGTTTTCCTCCGATTCCTTCCGTCGGGATCCGCACCACCACTCCGTCGAGATGGCCCCCGACGTTCCGTCGTCAACGACTATCAATCTCAACAATTTCTTTGAAGATGTCGAGTCCGTGAAAGCGGAATTGGCGGAGCTTGAACGCCTCCATCGAAGCCTCCAGAATTCTCATGAACATAGTAAGACTTTGCATAACTCGAAGGCGATTAAGGATCTTCGATCTCGAATGGAATCAGATTTGACTTTGGCTTTGAAGAAAGCTAGGTTTATCAAGCTTCGATTGGAGGAACTCGACCGGTCCAATATCGAGAATCGAAATCTTCCTGGTTGTGGGTATGGCTCCTCTGCTGACCGGTCTAGAACTTCCGTCGTCAATGGATTGAGGAAGAATCTTTGTGATTCGATGGAGAATTTCAACCGGTTGAGAGAGGAGATCTCGTCGACGTATAAGGAGACAATCGAACGAAGATATTTTACGATTACAGGGGAGAATCCCGATGAGAAGACGATCGATCTCTTGATCTCTACAG GTGAAAGCGAGACATTCCTACAAAAAGCTATACAAAAGCAAGGAAAAGGCAAAGTTCTCGAAACAATCCAAGAGATTCAAGAAAGACACGACGCAGTGAAAGACATTGAGAAGAACCTGAAAGAGCTACACCAAGTGTTCATGGACATGGCGGTACTAGTCCAAACGCAAGGGCAACATTTGGACGACATTGAGAGCCAAGTGACTCGAGCCAACTCAGCCATCAAGCGCGGTGCCACTGAGCTACAAACCGCAAGACACTACCAAAAAAACACGAGAAAATGGATGTGCATAGGCGGTGCTGCTTTTATATTTATCCTCTTCATCATTATTCTTTCTGTCGTCCTCGCCAACAAGAAGTAA
- the LOC111782200 gene encoding RING-H2 finger protein ATL70-like, giving the protein MNNGTDDGGGFLSSGNIGGDGYGIGVSLGLLILITTILLASYYCTRVAQSPTSGIQSNANLSPPPPPRLAEEDAVVVVDIGIDQETIRNFPKLLYSEAKIQNNDSSASCCSICLADYKNSDVLRILPDCGHLFHLKCVDPWLRLHPTCPFCRTSPIPTPLSTPLAEQVPLARWHG; this is encoded by the coding sequence ATGAACAACGGCACCGACGACGGCGGCGGATTTCTGTCCTCAGGCAACATCGGCGGAGACGGATATGGAATCGGCGTCTCGTTAGGGCTTTTGATTCTCATCACTACAATCCTCTTGGCTTCCTATTACTGCACCAGAGTCGCCCAATCACCGACCTCCGGGATTCAGAGCAACGCCAATCtctcgccgccgccgccgcctcggCTGGCGGAGGAGGATGCCGTTGTTGTCGTCGATATCGGAATCGATCAGGAGACGATTAGGAATTTTCCGAAATTGCTGTATTCAGAGGCGAAGATTCAGAACAACGATTCCTCTGCTTCTTGTTGCTCTATCTGTTTGGCCGATTACAAAAACTCCGATGTTCTTCGGATTTTGCCTGATTGCGGTCATTTGTTCCATCTCAAGTGCGTCGATCCGTGGCTGAGGCTTCACCCAACCTGTCCGTTTTGCCGGACCTCGCCTATTCCGACGCCGTTATCGACTCCTCTGGCGGAGCAAGTTCCATTGGCGAGATGGCACGGTTGA